In one window of Zhongshania aliphaticivorans DNA:
- a CDS encoding DsbE family thiol:disulfide interchange protein, whose product MQRLKLFLPVLIFTLLAVIFFGVERRVLTGDYAPTDLPSALINKPLPAFSKPALSDGRIVTKADIVGEVFLLNVWATWCPSCHYEHPFLVKLAEEGMRIVSVDYKDEITAAKRWLNEKGNPYTVTLFDQDGSFGLDLGVTGAPETYLIDAEGIVRFRYQGALDERVWNTEFVPLLAEINGQGKSQ is encoded by the coding sequence GTGCAGCGACTTAAGTTATTTTTGCCAGTCCTTATTTTTACACTGCTAGCGGTGATTTTCTTTGGCGTTGAGCGTCGGGTGCTTACTGGTGATTATGCGCCAACAGATTTGCCGTCGGCGTTAATTAACAAACCTCTGCCCGCGTTTTCTAAGCCTGCTTTGAGTGATGGCCGTATTGTAACTAAAGCGGATATTGTTGGTGAGGTATTTTTGCTCAACGTTTGGGCTACATGGTGCCCTAGTTGCCATTACGAGCATCCGTTTTTAGTGAAGCTCGCAGAGGAGGGTATGCGCATTGTCAGTGTTGATTACAAGGATGAAATCACTGCGGCTAAACGTTGGTTAAATGAAAAAGGTAACCCTTATACCGTGACGTTGTTTGATCAAGACGGATCTTTTGGTTTGGACCTGGGCGTAACCGGCGCACCTGAAACGTATCTAATTGATGCTGAGGGTATTGTTAGATTTCGCTATCAAGGCGCACTGGATGAGCGGGTTTGGAATACCGAGTTTGTGCCGCTGTTGGCAGAGATAAATGGGCAGGGTAAATCACAATGA
- a CDS encoding cytochrome c-type biogenesis protein codes for MKSFLLTCALLLCCLNAGAVIETYQFDTPLQQQRYHAFIEELRCPKCQNQNLSGSDSEISKDLRRQIHRMIMDGKADIEITQYMVARYGDFILYRPRFNGQTAVLWFAPLVLLALGLLVWWRMAASRKNSLSSQHDSLTEAEQARLQELLIADDVADSRGRE; via the coding sequence ATGAAGTCGTTTTTATTGACCTGTGCTTTATTGCTATGCTGCCTAAATGCCGGTGCGGTGATTGAAACCTATCAGTTTGATACGCCACTGCAGCAGCAGCGTTACCATGCATTCATTGAAGAGTTGCGTTGTCCTAAATGTCAGAATCAAAATTTATCAGGTTCTGACTCTGAGATATCCAAGGATTTGCGCCGACAAATTCATCGGATGATTATGGATGGCAAAGCAGATATCGAAATAACCCAGTATATGGTTGCCCGCTATGGCGATTTTATTCTGTATCGACCTCGCTTTAATGGCCAAACCGCTGTGTTGTGGTTTGCGCCGTTAGTATTGCTGGCATTGGGTTTGTTGGTGTGGTGGCGAATGGCTGCGAGCCGTAAAAATTCATTATCTTCGCAACATGATAGCCTGACAGAGGCGGAGCAAGCACGTTTGCAAGAGCTGCTGATTGCTGATGATGTCGCCGATTCGAGAGGTCGCGAATGA